A genome region from Micromonospora inyonensis includes the following:
- a CDS encoding DMT family transporter, translating to MTPDSTPDRAPLRSWLPGFVLLAAIWGSSFLFIKIGIRELHPVYVTLGRVGTGALTLLVVLAVLRDRLPRDRRLWLHLTVVAAFGVALPFTLFGYGEQRIPSMLAGIWNATTPLVVLPLAVLVFRTERLTARRAVGLGLGFAGVLVVLGVWQGVGGATFTGQLMCFGAAACYGLAVPYQKRFVAGRAVSGLALSAAQLLLATVQLAVVAPLVAGAPPVPTALSWDVVASVLALGAFGTGLAFVINMHNIRVIGASAASTVTYLIPVFAVLIGALVLDETPTWHQPVGALVVLLGVAVSQGFLRWPGRPETMTARAVPTVAARN from the coding sequence GTGACACCGGATTCCACCCCTGACCGGGCACCCCTGCGCAGTTGGCTGCCCGGGTTCGTGCTGCTCGCCGCGATCTGGGGCTCCAGTTTCCTGTTCATCAAGATCGGGATCCGGGAGCTGCATCCGGTCTACGTCACCCTGGGGCGGGTCGGCACCGGGGCGCTGACCCTCCTCGTGGTGCTCGCCGTGCTCCGTGACCGGCTTCCCCGCGACCGTCGGCTCTGGCTGCACCTCACGGTGGTGGCCGCGTTCGGTGTGGCGCTCCCGTTCACCCTCTTCGGCTACGGCGAGCAGCGGATCCCGTCGATGCTCGCCGGCATCTGGAACGCCACCACGCCGCTGGTCGTCCTGCCGCTGGCGGTGCTGGTGTTCCGGACCGAGCGGTTGACCGCGCGCCGGGCCGTCGGCCTCGGGCTGGGCTTCGCCGGGGTGCTGGTGGTGCTCGGCGTCTGGCAGGGCGTCGGCGGTGCCACCTTCACCGGGCAGCTGATGTGCTTCGGTGCGGCGGCCTGCTACGGACTGGCCGTCCCGTACCAGAAGCGGTTCGTCGCCGGCCGTGCGGTGTCCGGGCTGGCCCTGTCGGCGGCGCAGCTGCTGCTCGCCACCGTCCAGCTGGCGGTGGTGGCACCGCTGGTGGCCGGGGCGCCGCCCGTGCCCACCGCGCTCTCCTGGGACGTGGTGGCCAGCGTGTTGGCGCTGGGAGCCTTCGGCACTGGGCTGGCCTTCGTGATCAACATGCACAACATCCGGGTGATCGGCGCGAGCGCGGCGTCCACGGTGACCTACCTGATCCCGGTCTTCGCGGTGCTCATCGGCGCGCTGGTCCTCGACGAGACGCCCACCTGGCACCAGCCGGTCGGGGCGCTGGTCGTGCTGCTCGGGGTGGCGGTGTCGCAGGGGTTCCTCCGCTGGCCGGGGCGGCCGGAGACCATGACGGCGCGCGCCGTCCCCACCGTGGCCGCCCGGAACTGA
- a CDS encoding Uma2 family endonuclease, with translation MAMPMQFDPLVDLDGMWTTTLADRYLPLPELPQARYECIDGRLVMTPAEVGSNSFGEIRFARLLAPAVEAAGFYVYGQVNLTFGPQRWIQPDVTVLHTLPATDEEDRWVPAPLCTMAVEFVSPGSRRQDCVDKPRRCAEGGVPYFMRVEIVRRLRSASVEFFALDTAGGYAPVAKAVGGERLTVDAPFPIALDPAELLP, from the coding sequence ATGGCCATGCCGATGCAGTTCGACCCGCTCGTCGATCTCGACGGAATGTGGACGACCACGCTCGCCGACCGTTACCTCCCGCTCCCGGAGCTGCCCCAGGCGCGCTACGAGTGCATCGACGGAAGGCTGGTCATGACCCCCGCGGAAGTAGGCAGCAACAGTTTCGGCGAGATCAGGTTCGCCCGGCTCCTGGCGCCCGCCGTCGAGGCCGCCGGCTTCTACGTGTACGGGCAGGTGAACCTCACCTTCGGCCCGCAGCGGTGGATCCAGCCCGACGTCACGGTCCTGCACACCCTGCCGGCCACCGACGAGGAGGACCGCTGGGTCCCGGCCCCGCTCTGCACGATGGCGGTGGAGTTCGTCTCGCCGGGCAGCCGTCGGCAGGACTGCGTCGACAAGCCGCGCCGGTGCGCCGAGGGTGGCGTGCCGTACTTCATGCGGGTGGAGATCGTCCGGCGGTTGCGCAGTGCCTCGGTCGAGTTCTTCGCCCTCGACACGGCCGGCGGGTACGCCCCGGTCGCCAAGGCGGTCGGCGGCGAGCGGCTGACGGTCGACGCGCCGTTCCCGATCGCCCTGGACCCGGCCGAGCTGCTGCCCTGA
- a CDS encoding DUF885 domain-containing protein, with protein sequence MGRIDDLANRYVVEWAELNPAGATYTGIAGHDDRLDDLSPDGYAARAELDRRTLAELDVIEPDTLAERTAKEAMQERLGLTLARYDAGEETSAINVIASGLHDIRAVFDLMPTEGEQAVANVAARLHQFAGALDGYKTTLREAADAGHVSSRAQMIEVAKQCDVWTDPGGDNFFHGLVERLGADGTLGADLRRGAAAATAATAGFGQFLRTELAPRGREKQAAGRERYELASQYFLGAKIDLDETYAWGFEELARLEADMRTAAARIVGPGATVDEAVALLDADPARTIQGKEAFRDWMQALADKAVGELHGTHFDIPEQVRRIECCLAPTSDGGIYYTGPSEDFSRPGRMWWAVPQGVTDFSTWREVTTVYHEGVPGHHLQVGQTAVRAELLNRWQRLLCWVSGHGEGWALYAERLMEDLGYLEDPGDRLGMLDAQAFRAARVIVDIGMHLELEIPRDNPFGFHPGERWTPELGWEFMRAHCRVPDENLRFELNRYLGWPGQAPSYKVGERIWLQARDEAKTRKGADFDLKEFHRQALDLGALGLDPLRRALARL encoded by the coding sequence GTGGGACGAATCGACGACCTCGCAAACCGGTACGTGGTGGAGTGGGCCGAACTCAACCCGGCCGGCGCCACGTACACCGGCATCGCCGGCCACGACGACCGGCTCGACGACCTGTCGCCGGACGGCTACGCCGCCCGCGCCGAGCTGGACCGGCGCACCCTGGCCGAGCTGGACGTCATCGAGCCGGACACCCTGGCGGAGCGGACCGCCAAGGAGGCCATGCAGGAGCGGCTGGGCCTGACCCTGGCCCGCTACGACGCGGGCGAGGAGACCAGCGCGATCAACGTGATCGCCAGCGGGCTGCACGACATCCGCGCGGTCTTCGACCTGATGCCGACCGAGGGCGAGCAGGCGGTGGCGAACGTCGCCGCCCGGCTCCACCAGTTCGCGGGCGCGCTCGACGGTTACAAGACCACGCTGCGCGAGGCGGCCGACGCCGGCCACGTCTCCTCCCGTGCGCAGATGATCGAGGTCGCCAAACAGTGCGACGTATGGACCGACCCGGGCGGCGACAACTTCTTCCACGGCCTGGTCGAGCGGCTCGGTGCCGACGGCACGCTCGGCGCGGACCTGCGCCGGGGCGCGGCGGCGGCCACCGCGGCGACCGCCGGGTTCGGTCAGTTCCTCCGCACCGAACTGGCCCCCCGGGGGCGGGAGAAGCAGGCGGCCGGCCGGGAACGCTACGAACTGGCCTCGCAGTACTTCCTCGGCGCGAAGATCGACCTGGACGAGACGTACGCCTGGGGTTTCGAGGAGCTGGCCCGCCTCGAGGCCGACATGCGGACGGCGGCGGCCCGGATCGTCGGCCCCGGGGCGACCGTCGACGAGGCGGTGGCCCTGCTGGACGCCGACCCGGCCCGCACGATCCAGGGCAAGGAGGCGTTCCGGGACTGGATGCAGGCGCTCGCCGACAAGGCCGTCGGCGAGCTGCACGGCACCCACTTCGACATCCCCGAGCAGGTACGCCGTATCGAGTGCTGCCTCGCCCCGACCAGCGACGGCGGCATCTACTACACCGGCCCCAGCGAGGACTTCTCCCGACCGGGCCGGATGTGGTGGGCCGTGCCGCAGGGCGTCACCGACTTCTCCACCTGGCGCGAGGTGACCACCGTCTACCACGAGGGCGTGCCGGGTCATCACCTCCAGGTCGGGCAGACCGCCGTCCGGGCCGAGCTGCTCAACCGCTGGCAGCGGCTGCTCTGCTGGGTCTCCGGGCACGGCGAGGGCTGGGCCCTCTACGCCGAGCGCCTGATGGAGGATCTGGGCTACCTGGAGGATCCGGGTGACCGGCTCGGCATGCTCGACGCGCAGGCGTTCCGGGCGGCCCGGGTCATCGTCGACATCGGCATGCACCTGGAGCTGGAGATCCCCCGGGACAATCCGTTCGGCTTCCACCCGGGCGAGCGCTGGACGCCCGAGCTGGGCTGGGAGTTCATGCGCGCGCACTGCCGGGTGCCGGACGAGAACCTGCGCTTCGAGCTGAACCGCTACCTGGGCTGGCCGGGGCAGGCCCCGTCGTACAAGGTCGGCGAGCGGATCTGGCTCCAGGCCCGGGACGAGGCGAAGACCCGCAAGGGTGCCGACTTCGACCTCAAGGAGTTCCACCGGCAGGCGCTGGACCTGGGCGCGCTCGGGCTCGACCCGCTGCGCCGGGCGCTCGCCCGGCTCTGA